ttttattgctgagcatgacatcatgtggtatggaatatccctttgttCATTTGGAGGCAGCTGTCCCAGATGTCTCCCCTCCCAAATTCTTCTGCATCTTCAGCTTAATCACATGTGAGGGGCAGTGAGAAGCAAAGAACTTGACTCAGCATTGCTCAGTAATAACAAGAACATCCCTGTGTTATCAACACTATTTTCATCACAAATCCAAAACATAGCTTCACACTGGCTAATATGAAAAAAATTAGCTTGATTCCAGCAAAAGCAAAGGTTCATTTGGTTATCAGTTGGCTGACTGCATGTGGAAAAAAGAAGGTAACTCAAATATAactagccacctgggcacgctgctggctcatcttcagcctattatctaccaTGGTGCTAAGATCAGTAGAATGAAATGCATTGCTTCCTCCAGCAGGAAATGTAAAGAACCATATAACATTTTTatctttaaaaaatgaaatataAAGAACATATACTTTCATTCAAAATACTTCATGGAATGTGATTTTTGcatgattgtgatggtttgggtgctacccgccccctcccccccacacttaagaaaatcaatcagactagactcagacaagctggaaattaaggaatgaagctttatatttacagcttagcacaatatacaagcaggtatttacaatatatacagctagagacagaaatagacaaattaGAAAGGTAACAGagcaacacaacagccctctcagaaacctgagtctctaggaggggctcccaaccacccttccaccttcttctcacccctctaccttaccccagagtttGCTTTATGTTCAAAGTTAGTTTGGAGGATTGACTGGGGGGGTAGGAAGGAGATGGATtacttacacagacagcaggttagggagagaaaggaggcagccagagccaagagagagcaactgtgttctctatatttatgttcttgtttttatccatctcagcaaacctatgagtgcagcagccatcaccactctttccttctcacagcctataatctaattcctctcactaaaatatcccagctaggctcaaaccagcacaatgatGATGATTATCAATGTGTACAATGTGTATGAACATACAGTATGTCTGCCAATGTGCATATTGAGTATGCATAATTAATTTTATCAACTGGAAGTTACACTAGGATAATAGAAAGGGTTTTctgtaacagaatcatagaatcacagaatttctgagattggaaaacaccttcaggatcatagagtccaatcattcaatagctccaagtgccaggtgctgcactttggccacaacaaccccatacagagatataggctggggttggagtggctggagagcagccaaacagagagggatctgggggtgctcattgatacctgcctgaacatgagccagcagtgtgcccaggtggccaagagagccagtggcatcctggcctgcataaggaatggtgtggtcagctcgagcagggaggtcattctgcccctgtactctgcactggttagaccacaccttgagtattgtgttcagttctgagcccctcaattcaagagagatgttgaggtgctggaaggtgtccagagaagggcgacaaaactggtgaggggtctggagcacagccctgtgaggagaggctgagggagctggggtttttagcctggagatgagactcagggatgacctcattgctgtctacaactccctgaagggaggctgtagccaggtggggttggtgtcttctcccaggcacctagcaacagaacaaggggacagtttcaagttgtaccggaggaagtctaggctggatgttaggaggaagttattgccagagagagtgattggcattggaatgggctgcccagggaggtggtggagtcaccatccctggaggtgttaatggaaagcctggctgaggcacttattgccatggtctagttgactggctaggactgggggagaggttggcctggatgatcttggaggtctctttcaacctggttgattctgtgattctgtgattctatgaggggcctggaacacaaaccctatgagaagaagctgagggagctgtggatgtttagcttggagaagaggaggctcagaggtgacctcattgctgtctacaactacctgaagggaggctatagccaggtgggggttgggctcttctcccagacaatcagcgacagaacaaggggacacagtctcaagttgtgtcaggggaggtctaggctggatgttaggaggaagttgttggcagagagtgtgattagcattggaatgggctgcccagggaggtggtggagtctccatccctggaggtgttcaatcaaaGACTGCATGAAAGAGTgaatgtggcactcagtgccatggtctagttgactgggtagggctgggtgctaggttggattggatgatcttggagttctcttccagcctggctgattctatgaaaccttctctgtcctCATGTATATATTGACAAGAAAGAAAACTGACGAGCTGGGGGAGTAGTCTACACAATGTAAGTATAATTAGAGGAGTATGGTTTCATTTCTGATCTATGGAGATGCTGTGTTTCGTGAAAAGGTAAAGAGGAATGACATAAAGGCTTAAGGCCTTTTTGGAAGTAAGTCAGCCTGACAGTTTTAGATTTTATTCATACAGCTTTGTGAATTTCAAACTCGTAGAGCAATTGGTAAAAGTGAATGCTTAAAGTGCAGGACACAAACTCCATTTCAGTTCAACAGTGGCCATGCAAACTAGCTTGCAGAATTGCACTCTTTATAATAACCTGCTTAATTGTGGTAGGAAAACAAGCACTATCCATATTTCTCATGAACTTGGCAAGTATAAGATTGTGGAATGACAAATTTTATTCATAATCATTCTTGGGATTTTTAATTAGTTCTGTTTAGGAAATGTTGTCTAACTTTTAGTAGCAGATTGCTTGAAATATTTTTATTATCAGTTTTACTATTGTGCATGTTAACTGAAAAGCAAAGAATGAGGTTTTCACTTACAGGTATCTATATAGAGAGAGATTCTCCATCTCAAACAATCAAGCACAAGTGAAGTGTGAGCACCTGCAAAATGTTCAGTAAAAAATCAGAAATAATCAGGCTTACAGTTCAGAAATGCCAAATGAATAAAGAATATGATGGTCTATTTGTTTGGACACAAATAGCTGAGCATCTTTGAGCAGTGTGTTAAAATGAATGCAAATCAAATTGCTTCTTAGGAATATATTTATATCCTAggaatatatatagatataaataTTGTTAGTTTGCTAGTTTACATACTTTATCTGTAGAAATTTAAGTAGCAAAGAATGAATCCTATTAATCTAAGACATTTAAACATATGCTTATATGTCTAAATATGTGtatatgtgtgcatatatatgtgtatatgtgtAGATATATACGTATGTGtctatatgtgtgtatatatatatatacacacacatatacacacatatatatatgtatgtatgtgtatatacatacacacacatacacacacatatatatatgtatgtatgtgtgtatatatatgtatatatgtgtgtgtgtatatatgtgtgtatatatatacatacatacacacacacacataactatgtacacacacacatatatagcCTTTATCAGATGGAATAGTACATCACAATACCCCTTCAAAGCACGATGAGGCCACCTGGAATCCTGTCATCAGAAAAGACATTTCCAGAATCTGATTGGTATTGAAGCTGTTGCAAACAATCTGTAAAGTAAATAAAGATAATAAGAATGATATGGAAGTGATATGCTCCAAAGGGTCAAATCTCCTTGGCAATGGGATGAGCAAGGGAGTAGCATTTGCAGCACATGAAACCATCCTATGCAGTGCAGGAGGGACAAAGAAAATCTTCCTCGCACGGAATAAACAGTTTCCTGTAGCCCTACTGTATTTGCCAGTTACTTGCTTATGAACACAAAGATAATCATACTTTAGGCATGACACATGCCTTTAAGAATAGCCCCCTACgtcccttcctccccccaaaCAGACTTCTTTTATCAAAGCAATATTTCATGCAGATACAATACAGCCTCACATGGTTAGATACCAACACACTGTGCTAACATCTGTAAGCCAGACAATTACAGTCAACCcaattttgttttctcctgcaACACAAGATGGGCAGCTTAAAAAAGACCTAACTGAAATCACAGTGCAAACACAAGCACTAACAGCTCACCATTATGTTGTTTTAGACATGAAGTATGTACAGCTAGACATACTCATCCTTACTCCAGTCACACTGGGCGTGCTGGACGGAGAGCTGCGCTCTCTCATTTATATATTTGAATAACCTTGCACTTCCTTGGGATGGACATACTTTCCAGAGGACAAGGTTTCCCTTGTAGTGTGTTTTGTGGAGTGCATTTGTTCTGGAATGCCTTCCGTTTCTAAAAGCAAGCATTTGTAGATATAAACGAACTGCAAGGTCTGCCCAAGAGAACAAACTGCAGGAGTTTGCAGCGGATGTTTACTGTTTTGCAAAATCAGCCATTAACAGACTGCGAGAATCCTAAACTATATTTTAGCTGAGTTTTGCTTTCCGAGGTTCACTCAGATAAGGGGGAAAGGACGTGAGAGAAAttgcaggaggaggagctggtcTGTCTCAAGGTGGAGCTGTGTCTTGCATTAAACGGCATTGGCAGATTAAAGCTCTCTGGTGGGGAAGGGCTTAAAGGCTGAGTCAAAAGCCAAGAAGTCTCTTTATTTACGCCtacctcccagcccctggcaatCTGACTAATAACAAACTGAGCTAACAAGAAAGACTAGAAAGAGCCGAAAGAACACAGAAGCAGCTTGGATTTAAAAAATCTGACAAAACAAGTGCTCAAATGGAGCTCTGCTGATCATGTTGTTTGTTTACTGCATCCGAGTGCTTGCAAACAGTTAACTATATGCAGAAAAGTCAGCATAGCTGCGAACTATGCTGTGAATGTTAATTGAGGCAAAGGGACAACTGCTTACATGATGGTCTAATGTGCAGACTGCCTGGAAgagtctcttctttttttttcccttcctccaaATGAATGCTTTGTACTTTGTCTTCTGAGCAAGGATTTGAACTTTGCAAACCTGGCTATATTATTAGAGCTTGCGGAAAAGTGAAACTTAGAAGCGTGCATTTTTCTTCTCCCATGGAAAAATTACATTGCAATGCAACAGCTGCTCCCACTGCATGACTGAGTTTCACCGAGTGTTACTGCTGTACAGGTAAGAAAGATTCTGCTTAGCTAAACAGCTTAGCCtctgagaaattaatttctccATGGCTTTGTGTAATTGATATGTTAAACGTTGTAGGCTGCGTTTCCAAACGCCTGCCAGGTGCATGTATTCCAAATGCCAACTGTGTAGATTGTATTCATTCTGGAAAGGCTGATTTCAGATCCCTTGAGAGGAGAAGGGATGGGTGTTAGTGTTTATTTCCCGAAGTGTAAGAATCATCTTAAATGCATCATCTGACTGTGTTTCCCTCCAGAAGTTAATCAGCACTTACAAAAGCTTTTAGAAATGATTAGTTCTTAGCTTGAGGCTTTGAAATTCTCCAACATGATTTTTTTCAAAATAGATAAattcaaccaaccaaccaaacaaaaccccaagtgAAGTGAAACAAGCTACTTTGATTTTTGAAAGGCATATAATTGCTTGCTAAGCTCTGACTGCTTCTGAAAGTATTCAGCTTTGCCCTGCAGAAGGGACTGTGACATCTATTAGTGCAAAAAGCTGTTACAGTATGCAGTTAGTAATGACTTGCATGAAAGCAGACAAAACGAACAAAGTTAGGCAGAATTTGCTGGAAAACCTAGCTGCATGAAACAAAAAGAGGTAGGCTTTGTCAAGGCTTTTTATTTCGCTGTGAATTCTTTCAGCTGAAGGTTGCTTGTCTGTTAGTTGAACATTTATTTTACAGTAGTAGCCCATTGAGACCTTTATTACCCATTTGTGAGTATtcgaacaacaacaacaaaaaagcaggaaaagaaaagaaaagaaaagaaaacccaactcTCCTATTAAATTTTGGTGTgagtatatgtgtgtgtgagagttctggcagggctgccctcAAAAGTATGAGGATGATTAAAATGGGAATGTTTCCCAATTGGTTACAAATGTTACTTTCATCTCTGAGAGGAGGTCTTTTATTTTTCTAAGCTAATTTCTCAATCTGCACTAGAACACAACATGCTTTTCAGATCTTTTGGGGTTTGCCATTTAGTTTTGCTTAGGGGCAGCTTGGATACCATGGCAGATTTAAGCTGGAATTCCTGTAGAGGAGAAAACGTACAGAAATAAAGTCTGATTAGTCATACAGTAGGTTTGAAGCTGACATCTTTGTCAAAAGTCTGCACTTTTTACCTTGGGTCActggaaaggagagagatgCATGAACAGATGTCATAGATGAATATTGGAATGAAATTCTAGTATATTTTGATCCTAGAATTATTTTACACACTTCAAAATAACATTTTGATGTATTGTGTCTTGCCCAGTACTTCTTGGGAAAACAAACTTGAAGACATTATGTATTCAACATAGGCAGCTGGGGTTCAAGAATTGTTAAGAGAGACAATAAAATGACTTGTTCTGCTGAAAGAAAGATAGAAGGTCATATTTTTAGGGATGATGCTTTCACACTATGAACTGCATTTGCTACTTCTAAACTCCTCTTTCTAGTCCCACTTACCAAGAACTATTAATGAAGAAAAAACTAATTCTTTTTGCACACATTTTTTGttgcttctctctctgtgtgtgtgtgtgtgtgtgtgtgtctagtACTGACACCATGACACTGAAATGCCTGCATGTGTAAATCTTTGCAATCCATTTTAAGGGAAGCCTTAGGAGATGGTGTTGCTAATAACAAAGGTACATGATAAAATATGTATTGGCAGGATATGAAGTCATATCACCATGGTATAAGAATGTTCATGCATGTAATTGAATGAGCTCTTGTAAGAGGGTCTGGTCACTCAGAAATTATCACTTCAGCTGGTCATGTAGTGACTTTCTATACTCCATGTTTCAATAACTTTGAAAGACCAAGTCACCTTATCAAATTACTTAAGAATCTGTTAATTTCAGTCCTAAAATAATTAGTGCAGCCCAAATAAATTCTTGTATGAAATCACCCATTCCattgtagattttttttaacGTGGAAGCAGTTAAGATCACAAACAGTGACCTCAGTCTATCTCACTGATCATGCATTACCGGTGTTTTTGCTTGTTAAACAGCCTTAACAGAAATAATTTGCAGATGGAATGCAGCAAAAAGTAATTTAAATCAATGATAACAAATAATTGATTTTTATGTGCATCTCCATAGTTCTACTGTAATGATGCAGGCATTACAAAGTTCAAAATCAACTGGACAGATGATAATTTGAGTTGCGTAATATACAGATGATGCTCGGAAAGCGCAGCTCGCTCCATGTACATTTCAGAATTCATTTGGTAATTAATGGTTATAATAATTGGAAGGGCTCCATTCATTAAACTGAAATGTTTGCCCCTTGCCTACCTGTTTGTTCTGACATGTAACTGCACCATcagctctctcttgctttttgtTTATGCAGTTTTGTGCCTATTATATGCAAACATGTCCCCTTTTTCACTAAGGAGCCACGAACTGTAACATAGGCAATAAAATTTGAGTAAAGCAAAACAACTATTTTGTCTGCTTCCTTTTCAGTTTTGGGGCACAAGGACTGCAGAAGAAAGACCTTTGGGTTTACATACATAATACAGAACCAAAGGAGAGATTCCCTGCATCTTGACTGAATGGGCTTTTGTTCACATTATTTTGtggaaccaaaccaaaccttcttctttcttcagcCGCTGGACAACGATAAGTTGAGCTTACCAAGGTACTTTTCAACTTTGCAGCACTGTATGATGACACAAAGAAACAATAGAAAATGTTTTGTTAACCTTCATATGACCTGTTCAGGGTAGTAACTTCTTACTGCTGTGCGCTGGCAGAACTCTACACGGTAgataaataaagaaaaaaccCGCTCCTGATTACCTCCTGTTTTGGTGCATCAGCATGAAAGTACTGAAGCAAACCCTTATGACTGTGTTGATAGATTCAGTACATTACTGTAAGTATGTTTGGTTAGAAAATCAATCAAATGTGTTTTCCCAATGTGATACTGCTTGAAAGTGAGGGTAGCTTGACGACAAGTACTAGCAATGGTTATTGCTTCTCCCcgccccaggaaaaaaaacacatgcaaacaaaaccaacccatgAAATAATGAATctattgctttttttcccctttttttttcttccctccctccctcccccccccccccccccttttttttttttttttttttttttctcatttcttctTTATAGAATCCACTGGGCAAAATGAAGCTGTGGATTTTTATTCTACATTCAGTTGTGATCGCATCTGATCCTTTCCAGTCACAGTCTCCTTTTTCTTCGGTCAGAGGATCTTGCCAGAGGTTGTGTTCCTGTGAAGAAAAGGATGATACCATGGTTATAAACTGTGAAGAAAGAGGTATCAAGTTGGTATCAGAAATAAATGTCCCACCGTCACGGCCTTTCCATCTTAATCTGCTAAACAATGGCTTGACTATGTTACATGTCAATGATTTTGCTGGCCTTGTCAATGCTATCTCTTTACATCTTGGTTTCAACAATATTGCAGATATTGATCCTGGGGCTTTCAATGGTCTCAGCCTTCTAAAGCAACTTCATATCAATCACAATTCTTTAGAAACACTTAAAGAAGATACGTTTAATGGATTGGAAAATTTGGAGTTTCTTCAAGCAGACAACAATTTCATCACAGTGATTGAAGCAAGTGCCTTTAGCAAGCTCAACAGGCTTAAAGTGCTTATTTTGAATGACAATGCCATTGAGTATCTTCCTCCAAACATATTTCGCTTTGTGCCACTGACCCATTTAGATCTTCGTGGAAACCAGTTACAGACACTGCCTTACGTTGGGTTTTTGGAACACATTGGTAGAATACTAGACCTTCAGTTGGAAGACAATAAGTGGGCCTGTAACTGTGATTTGCTGCAGCTGAAAATATGGCTAGAAAACATGCCTCCTCAGTCAATAATAGGTGATGTCGTATGCAATAGTCCTCCAGTTATCAAAGGCAGCATCTTAAGCCGGTTGAAAGAAGAATCACTTTGTCCCACGCATCCTGTCAACGAACTTGAAGAtccttcagggtctctgccctTGGTTGTAACCACCTCTGTCAGTGAAAGTCACCTATCAACTAAGGTGATTCCTATCCTGAAAGCTCCAACTAAAGAACCAAGTTTAGTGCTTCATACTTCAAAGCCTACTACTCAGTTTCCAGGAATCTATTGTCCCATCCCCTGTCACTGCACCAGCTATATGCTCTCAGGAGTTCTCATGCACTGCCAGGAGAGAAACATTGAAAGCTTGTCTGACTTAGGACCCCCTCCTCCAAATCCTAAAAAGCTTATTCTAGCTGGAAACATTATTCAGATGTTACTGAAATCAGATCTTGTGGACTATGCCACCTTGGAAATGCTTCACTTGGGGAACAATCGTATTGAACTCCTTGAGGAAAGATCCTTTATGAATCTGACCAGACTGCAGAAATTATATCTCAATGGTAATCATCTTACAAAGATAAGTCAGAATCTCTTTCTTGGTCTTCAGCACCTTGAGTACTTGTACCTTGAATATAATGCAATCAAGGAGATCTTGCCAGGAACATTTAATGCGATGCCAAAACTTAAGGTCCTTTACTTAAATAACAACCTTCTGCAGACTTTGCCACCTCACATCTTTTCAGGTGTTCCACTTGCCAGATTAAATCTGAAAACAAATCAATTTGCTCATTTGCCTGTGAGCACTATCTTAGATGAACTGCATATGCTGGTACAAATTGAACTTGAAGACAACCCGTGGGACTGTACTTGTGATTCAGTTGGGCTTCAAAAATGGATACAAAAACTGAGTAAGAATACAATGATGGGTAATATTTTTTGCAAATCTCCAGGACACCTAGCCAAAAAGGAACTGAAATCCCTTAATAGTGAAGTCTTGTGTCCAGGTCTAATAAACAGCCCTGCCCTACCAACACGTGCCAGTTCTGTAGTTGTGACAACTTCGTCTACCACTACCAACACTGCAGACACCATCCTCTGGTCCCTTACAGATGCTATCCCACTTTCTGTTCTAATATTAGGACTTCTAGTTGTCTTTATAACTATCGTATTTTGTGCTGCAGGAATAGTTGTTCTTGTTCTGCATCGGCGGCGAAGGTGCAAAAAGAAACAGGTGGATGAACAAATGAGGGATAATAGCCCAGTTCACCTGCAGTACAGCATGTATGGGCGCAAGACAACACACCACACAACAGAGcgcccagctgcagggctctacGAGCAGCATATGGTTACTCCCATGGTTCAGGTCTACCACAGCCCATCCTTCAGCCCCAAGCATActgaacaacaggaggagggaAGCGAGAAGGAAGCTAACGATTGCAAACATCTCTGCCGAAGTCTCCTGGAAAGAGAGAACAGCTCACCTCTCATGGGTTCAAATGTCAAATATAAAGCTACAGATCAGTCTGCTGAATTCCTGTGTTTTCAGGATGCCAGCTGCTTGTATAGAAACATTcttgaaaaagagagagaactgCAGCAGCTAGGGATCACGGAATACCTAAGGAAAAATATTGTTCAGCTCCAACCTGATATGGATGTCTGTTATCCTGGAACGcatgaggagctgaagctgatggAGACACTCATGTACTCCAGGCCAAGAAAGGTTTTTCTAGAACAAACTAAGAATGAGTATTTTGAACTCAAAGCTAATTTACATGCTGAGCCTGACTACCTGGAAGTCTTGGAGCAGCAGACGTGAAGTGATAGTGTGTTGGGCTGGGTCCAAATTTCTGTAATTCTATTTTAAGTGGGAACTGTTGGAAATAAAAGTGCCTTCTTGTAACATGTCAACAGTCAGAACGTAAGCACAGCAGTAATCCTagtgaaaaaaaccaacctcagGGATAACTGTGGGAAGCCATGGAGTTGTGTGTAGGCAGTATGTCTCATTCCAAGTTGAACGTGAACTTTGTGAGACTGAACTGTATGTGGAAGATTGCTTATTGCTGTATTCCTAACTGTGGGGAGCCATGGAGTTGTGTGTAAGCAATATGTCTCATCTCGAGTTGATCATGAACTTTATGTGATTGAACTGTACGTGGAAGATTGCTTATTTCTAACTGTGGGAAGCGATGGAGTTGTGTGCAGGCAATATGTCTCATCCCAAGCTGAACGTGAACTTTGTGTGATTGAACTGTATGTGGAAGATTGCTTATTGCTCTGTTCCTAACTGTGGGGAGCCATGGAGTTGTGTGCAGGCAATATGTCTCATCCTGAGTTGATCATGAACTTTGTGTGACTGAACTGTATGTGGAAGATTGTTTTTTGCTCTGTTCCTCAACATTTCTGAAAGTTGTGCATGGCACTCTCCATTTTGTATGCAACCTATGAGAAAGTATTTCTTACCTTTTCTGTTCTGGTTTGCTtgcttcttttccccccccctgtTTTCATCAGGTTTAATTAGATTCTTTATCTTGttttaagaaacaaaaccaaaagaggcaaacaaaaaaaccccacaaaaaccaaaacacacctgTGTTTGCAGTTACAAGGCTAGGGTGGATTGGTTAGGTTAGTATAAGCACTGCATACATGTCCATTGTCTACAACCACACCTAACATACTCTGGCAGTAAATACGAAAGGAGTTGAAGTATCGTCATAATAAATGCCAGTTAGAATATTCTGGTAGTAAATGTGGAAGGAGTTGAAATATTAAATGCCAGTTAAATATACCCCACAAATTGACAACAAtagcaacaaaaaaacaacacacagacaaaaatatttctgtgtatgTACCCAGAGCCTGCAGATGTTTAAGTGTTTTATGCAGAATGTCATACAGTATTGGTATGTAGAAGAAGAAATACATAACTGTGTT
The window above is part of the Pogoniulus pusillus isolate bPogPus1 chromosome 5, bPogPus1.pri, whole genome shotgun sequence genome. Proteins encoded here:
- the SLITRK6 gene encoding SLIT and NTRK-like protein 6; amino-acid sequence: MKLWIFILHSVVIASDPFQSQSPFSSVRGSCQRLCSCEEKDDTMVINCEERGIKLVSEINVPPSRPFHLNLLNNGLTMLHVNDFAGLVNAISLHLGFNNIADIDPGAFNGLSLLKQLHINHNSLETLKEDTFNGLENLEFLQADNNFITVIEASAFSKLNRLKVLILNDNAIEYLPPNIFRFVPLTHLDLRGNQLQTLPYVGFLEHIGRILDLQLEDNKWACNCDLLQLKIWLENMPPQSIIGDVVCNSPPVIKGSILSRLKEESLCPTHPVNELEDPSGSLPLVVTTSVSESHLSTKVIPILKAPTKEPSLVLHTSKPTTQFPGIYCPIPCHCTSYMLSGVLMHCQERNIESLSDLGPPPPNPKKLILAGNIIQMLLKSDLVDYATLEMLHLGNNRIELLEERSFMNLTRLQKLYLNGNHLTKISQNLFLGLQHLEYLYLEYNAIKEILPGTFNAMPKLKVLYLNNNLLQTLPPHIFSGVPLARLNLKTNQFAHLPVSTILDELHMLVQIELEDNPWDCTCDSVGLQKWIQKLSKNTMMGNIFCKSPGHLAKKELKSLNSEVLCPGLINSPALPTRASSVVVTTSSTTTNTADTILWSLTDAIPLSVLILGLLVVFITIVFCAAGIVVLVLHRRRRCKKKQVDEQMRDNSPVHLQYSMYGRKTTHHTTERPAAGLYEQHMVTPMVQVYHSPSFSPKHTEQQEEGSEKEANDCKHLCRSLLERENSSPLMGSNVKYKATDQSAEFLCFQDASCLYRNILEKERELQQLGITEYLRKNIVQLQPDMDVCYPGTHEELKLMETLMYSRPRKVFLEQTKNEYFELKANLHAEPDYLEVLEQQT